Part of the Xenopus laevis strain J_2021 chromosome 2S, Xenopus_laevis_v10.1, whole genome shotgun sequence genome is shown below.
GGTGGGAGGCTAAAACTTGCATGGACAAAAATGAAGATGCCCTGTTTGAGTTACAGGCCTAAGACACAGAGTGCCATGTTGAATGTCTATGGGCTGGCAGCTCAGGGACAGATTTGACAGCACAACTAATGGGGTTTCTGTTTGTATAGAGATCACCCTCCAAACAAGAGAATATTTGCAAAAGTGCTGGATGGTCCAATCATTTAGCCCTCATAACGGCCTAGGCATAATGGTATTTTTAAACATGCCCAATAAATATCTGGACAAAAAACAGTTCTGCAGAAAGAATGTGTGCAATCAAACAAACAAAGGGCTGAATAAGTAGTTGATCCTCTAGCAGCACAAAGACAACTCTAAGAGAGAACAAACAGCAAAGTAAAGCCACACAAATTGATCACAAATCAGATTTGAATTCTCACCCCACTGGAGCTCCAGAGCTGGGGGCTTACATAAAATGTTGTTTGTTACTAATCACCTACATACAGGTTGTGTATTCAAGGATCAATAGGTCTACTAACACATGTGTTGTCATTCGTTTGTATTTTACTGCATGGCAAGTCTGCCCACATGCAGCTACATGACATTGAATGTATAAATTAAAGTAatggaaaatataattaatatggcTGCAGATTGTTGCTATGCTTacttatgaaaataaatgtaatttgaaaaaaaatatatattctgttatTTGCATGCCCAATACATGTGATCAATTATTCGTCATCTATGGCAGTCATCTATATACAACTTTGTACAACATGAACCTAATTACACAGGATGTTTGAAAATGGATTCTGTCTATTCTTATAATAGCAGATATGGGGACTTCTTCTGCTAATAATACATTAAGTCAATATCAACCATCAGTGGTGCATAAAACAATTTCCtatacattaaaagaaaacatttatggaAACAACCCACCTTTGCAAAAGTGATATAGAACTGCCGTTTCATAGTGCTTCTTTCCACAGTGATAATCTGATATAATCCACAGGCTAAAGATATGGCTAAGCAAATCTTCATGGCAATCAGGAGATTCTCTGCTAAGCTCTGATGGGCATGGAAACTATGGTGATTGGCATCTTCAAACAGCTCCCAAACCAGTAAtataacctgtaaaaaaaatcaagcaggtGAACTACAGTATAACATGATGATTATATCACATAATTCATTTATATAGAGAGGTGTTCCTTATCCATTTGATATGAAACCTGAACAAGATATGATCTTCAGCACTGCAGCCCAAGACTTGGTTTGGAATTAATAAAGTATGTCCTTCAATTTACTGCTGTCAAATAATCAATTATATTCGATTGTTTCACCTTAATAAACTTACTGATCCACCCTAAACAGCATGGTGACACAATGTTGGGTTCCGCCTCACTGGTTAAGAACTACTTTTGTGTCTATTACAAATGATTAATCTAACTACTTAATACACATGGTAATtgtgattttaatatttttattaaactccTTGAAGAGCAGAACTTGAAGATGAAGATACTTACATAAAATACTAGGTAAAAAACTATCAGGTTGCAAATACAGCCAGAGGGATTCACAGACCTGTGAGTCAAGCATGGCCAATAGGAGGAGATATTCTTTAAGCTTGTTTAAAGTGACATTGACACCTCTAGTTTAGTTCTTAGATCTCTACTTTGATGGCAATAATAACTATGAATCACAAAATTACTGATGTAAacccacaaattagtaaaatataaatatattattttaaaaaacactcCACTTCCTCATATGGAGAAGGATACTACTTCCAGTAAAGGGCGAGTACTACTGCTTTCAGCCGCTCTTATCGCACACactcctgcaaaaaaataaaagcctcctctttctgaaaatctcctctcCAGCACTGctcaggtttttttgttttttttcagatgatGTTTTTAACTCATTCCCTCTTACTAAGTTATATATGCATGTTCCTTTACTGCCTGCTTGACGTTTCTTGCACCAAGGATCTACTCCAGCTCTGGGGGTTAAAAGGTTAATCTTGcacatggggccccatacaacaaaatttttgggccccctgggccccactaCGGCGTGCACGCCCCACCAACAATCCCGCCCACTTCAAACCATATTTGAAAgactacacagacatcagcgctaaaaaaggtaacacacaagttataaaaagctattgatggtcagggccccctcatAAGTTAACAAAAAACTGTGGCGCTAGGGCGCCCcataaaagttttctttttaaaattgtttgtcAGGATCCCCCctactagttaaaaaaaattattggtgaccagggccacccttagaagttaaaaaaagggggccccagagaatatttttaaaaaaaccattggtcTGACTATAAAACCCCCTTCTCTGCACGGATTCACTGCTAATGATATGTCACGCTTGCTTGCTCCTAGGTGCTGTGAAtactgctttgtttgtttcttgaTTCCTACTACATGCTCCTGTCCCCTGTGTATCTTCCTGGTGCTGACCACAGCTTGTTCCTGAGCTTTAGTTTGTTTTAGTTtgtaggggcctatagaatattaaaataatacattggtggccaggggattaaaaaaataaaaaaaacacacatttgtgttcagtagaattgtactcgtggcttcaggacttcaacttcgcctcctttcgcaAATTTGGGTCTTTTCcctgattcaggacttcaatttcggctgctttcgtgacttcgggtctttttggcgcttcaggatttcaatttcCGCTGTTTTCGTGacattgggtcttttcgccgcttcaggactccaatttcggctgttttcgtgactttgggtctttggctgtttggcacttccgcatttcggctgttcgggacttaaGAAGATgtggcacggcttcggcgctttcaaggggggcccagctattttGAATAGTGCAACACAGCAGGGCCCCCCTTCAGACCCGggccctgatggtggccctggctacGATAGTCAAGGTTGGCATtgtggttagcattgctgccttaaatcttatacaaatacagtagtatctggaaaaaaaaaatattcctgtaGGCATTGTTTAGCTTTAAAGACCTGTTTCCTACACTACCTGGGAATTACACGTCCATGATACTAAAATTATATGTTAGACCGAGGTGTGTttttataatggatctttcctgtATTCGGAAGGCAAGTGCAAGCCCAGCAATTACCTTTAATCAAAGGCAAGCAATGAAACGAATGATTATCTGTTCCTTATAAAGGGAGATGATTTAATATCCCTGGCAAAGGATTGGATagaatcagggccgccattagaaatcacggggccccatacaacaaaattttcaccaccccagatcccgcccactccacactacagttaaaagaccacatagacatcagtgctaaaaaaatgttcaaaaacattggtggcagggcccccttacaagtaaaaaaaataaattgatggcCTTgggcccccccacaagttataaaaagccactggTGATCAGGGGACCCAcctgcaagtaaaacaaaaaaaaaattggcccgatccccccaaattttttaaaaattgcttgccagggccAGGAGGCCCAGCCATgtttcacttacttgattagccatgcccccctgctttcagcgtgctgcacagcaGGTCTGTGCATGGAAACTTTTCTCCTATTTCCTGTACccttgtggtcctttaagaataagtcccggtaaagctgtacagggattggataaggggatccaatcccaatgcagatttaccgggacATATTCTTAAAGCaccaatgaggttacaggaaatcttaataggagaaaagttTCTGTgtacagagctgctgtgcagcacggCGATAGCagggggcccggataatcaagtaagtgaagcttGGCCGGGCCTCCCCTTAGACAAAAAACcctgcgggcccgggacaactgtaccccctgtgaccccctgatggcgaccctgctTGCACAGATCGTAGCACAGCTCATTCTGTTTATGCAGGGAAGGCATGCAGGCACCCCATAAGGGCCACACATAATCAAGTAAGGTAGAATAAGTTAAAAACACCATTAAAAAAATGAGCAGCACAGAGCGATGTAGAAGAGGAGTTTTGCATTGCGGTGGAGGAGCGGAGGAGCGTTATTGTATAGTCACATACCTGAACATGAAAGGAAAAAGCAGCACTGTGATAAGGAGGTTGCAAACCCTGTCCCAGTGTGGGCACTTAGTATAAGCCAGATTTTCCTGCCAGTCAAGCATTTAACTTCAGCCTTACAAGCTCTGATTGACAAGCCCCAAGGGAGCATAAGAATGTGTCGGAGTCCAgcactctcttaaaggagaagtgaccTATGTCCAATTTACACAGAAAGAGGTCACCTTGAGGAAAATGGTCATATATGTCCAAAAAAAAGGACATATAGGCATATTTTGATGAATAATTCAATTATGCTAAAACCTGAGaagtgtcactatccctttaaatgcacttCTTTATTGATGCTCCTATAATGGACcatataaaaaaagtaaactgGCTTGATGATCATGTCCctctttatatataatacaaatggcCTTCTCAATTATAGGTATATGTGTTAAAAAATTGACCAACATGGCAATTAAATGAtatgaagaaataaaaagaataagTTGATTCATTATTGCTGATGCAACAATGTCCACAGTGGATATGTAAATGTGCCAATCCTCATTCCACTACCCAGTAGCACAAGTTATCTTGAAAGGTTAGAgattaaaatgtagaaaaaatgcacacagaactgctgcaagcaaggaacaccttgcatgTTTAGTGCAGTGCAACATTTCGGTGTTACGCACCTTTGTCAACATGCTTGACAGGGCAGTTTAGCATAGAACAATCCTTAAAACATTCACACAATTACATTTCCAGTGTGTCACCATATTTGAAGGGAACAACAGACCATTAGACTTAGGCCACACAGGGCTATACCTTGCACTGCACTTAAATGCAGGCCGATAAAAAGCCCCTTGCTCATGCCTGAGGTGTTCTGTGTCTCCACCCGACACACGGAGTGGATTTTGGCATTGAAATGCACTATGTATTTTGGAGCCGACAGCCGCTCTATGTCTACATCCAAGTGGTGGCTCCAGGTGCAGACACACAACTGAGTGGATGTTAGCATATTGGCTGATTGTCATCAGCAAAGATACTCACAATAACAGTCAgcaacaattaaaatatttagcAATCCCAGAATGATTCTTACCTGTCTGATCTCCAACTGTGACATAAAATGTTTCCATAAAACCATTAATTAATTTAACATGTTTGACAAAGCTGGACTATAACAATATCAGATACATACCTGGGCAGAGACAGCAAGAACTGCAATCCCAGTGGATGCTGGTGTTCTATCCCACTGAAGGGGTTTtccctgggattttttttttctgctcagtgTCCAGCCCATACATAAGCTAAGAAGCAAGTACAACATCTGCACTTCAGAGGCTATGTCACATACTGTTGACAGATAAACATAATGAAGAACAATAAAATCAAAAGGCTGCATACATCAACtggttaaaataattaaaatattgccAAAATATTGATcaaaacaataatacatttatcaGGAGCAATAGGAATTTGTAGTAGACTGTTAGGATCTTAGCATGCTTACCATGTAAAACAACTACACATAGCATGGTAAGAATGAAGCAATGTATTAGAGCAAGAAAAGAAACATGCATTTATTGTGTAGAACTGTGAAGACATATTCCTAGCAGCAAACCTCACCATACCCCACTTTGACATATCCAGTGAATTATAATTAAAACTTACGTTCAGCTAAACTTCCAACCAGAGGTGCCCCTTTTCCATCTGTAGCATACCTATGGGATTTCAGAGAAGAGTCACAACAAAGAAATAGCAGTTATAAGGTTACTCAGAATTAAAGTTATAATTTCTACAAACCTGGAGAGATGCAGATAATTTGCCAAGGCTGACACAACCTGCAAGAGCAGAGCAGTTGACAAAACCTTCAGCACTGTGTGCATTGGGCCACCTTTCTTCATCATTTGCCAGAgagcctgtatataaatacaagcAGCCACAAAATAGATGAGCACCAGGAGGAAGAAGAATTCATGTAGTCCTGGAAAAGAAAAGAATGCTATATGTAATATCTGTAACAAAGGGGAAGAAACTCAATCCTATTTCAAATAAAGGAAAACCAAAGTCCGTGCTACACACTGGCCCTATATGGACAACTGAAATTTAACATTCAGccatttttatttgaaagttGGCCCATTGCAGGAACGCTAGTGTAATGACCCCTGTGCAATGATTCACTGATAATAGCTTTAATATTTTATCACTGGACAAGAAACAAACTATTCCTGCCCTTAAATTGACTACAAATTGTAATTATTAATGTGTTAGGGTAACTGATTTTTGCTGACACTTGCACTGATCCTGTATCCATGCCATAAAACATGACAGTACTGTTATCTTTgtgcctgaaaagaaaaaaagtgaatcaTAAGAGTGCCAGAAAGAATGCCAGAAAAAAACATGCTGTTGTCAGAAACGGATATAACATGTATTTCCAGATAAAAGTAATGTGATATAAATTCATGACATCTATACATTATGTCTATACTGTAAATGTACCTGACTCATCAGCTCCAAAGTGGTCAAATGGATTTCCTGCAGCATCTGGATTCAGCATGGCAACCTCAAAGGTGATAGCATCTGATTTTTGGTCTTCATATTTCACAAGGCAGGTAAATTTGTCCACATATATTACATACCATGCTTTGGGATATGCCATTTGTGGGA
Proteins encoded:
- the gpr180.S gene encoding integral membrane protein GPR180 precursor; this translates as MLWSLFVVLQLVHTGRARTVHGSLDSDVAWHGRGQHIVTFLFHGDQAVLRVKINNVAAAAGKESALYLYQDEQWVQIHSSLEEYSCPERLSLAQDTIPLNQTEYNYTLPQMAYPKAWYVIYVDKFTCLVKYEDQKSDAITFEVAMLNPDAAGNPFDHFGADESGLHEFFFLLVLIYFVAACIYIQALWQMMKKGGPMHTVLKVLSTALLLQVVSALANYLHLSRYATDGKGAPLVGSLAELCDIASEVQMLYLLLSLCMGWTLSRKKKSQGKPLQWDRTPASTGIAVLAVSAQVILLVWELFEDANHHSFHAHQSLAENLLIAMKICLAISLACGLYQIITVERSTMKRQFYITFAKGCFLWFLCHPCFVAISFLFKEYQREKVITVGVIVSQSVSMIILYRLFLSHSLYWEVSSLSSVTLPLTVSSGHRSRYYS